In Citrus sinensis cultivar Valencia sweet orange chromosome 2, DVS_A1.0, whole genome shotgun sequence, a single genomic region encodes these proteins:
- the LOC102610961 gene encoding probable magnesium transporter NIPA3 isoform X2, which yields MIFDIVIVGEVANFVAYAFAPAVLVTPLGALSIIVSAVLAHSILHEKLPQLGILGCVMCIAGSIIIVIHAPQESPITSVQEIWSLATQPAFLLYVASVIVLVFILIFHFAPRCGNTNALVFIGICSLMGSLSVMSVKALGTSLKLTFEGKNQLLYPDTWFFMLVVAICVIMQMNYLNKALDTFNTAVVSPIYYVMFTSLTILASVIMFKDWDGQTAASIISEICGFVVVLSGTILLHTTKDFERSPSFRGGYSSLTPGLSPITPTLSTRLCSGNGELLKHDQDVPSEDFCRQEMY from the exons ATGATTTTTGATATAGTGATTGTTGGAGAGGTGGCAAATTTTGTGGCATATGCATTTGCCCCTGCTGTTCTTGTTACACCTCTTGGTGCATTAAGTATAATCGTGAG TGCTGTATTGGCACACTCTATCTTGCATGAGAAGTTACCGCAGCTGGGGATTCTGGGATGTGTGATGTGCATAGCCGGTTCTATCATAATTGTTATCCATGCACCACAAGAGAGTCCTATAACTTCTGTTCAAGAAATTTGGAGCTTGGCAACCCAACCAG CTTTTCTACTTTACGTGGCATCCGTAATTGTGttggttttcattttgatCTTCCATTTCGCACCACGGTGCGGAAATACAAATGCCTTAGTATTCATTGGCATTTGTTCATTGATGGGTTCTCTCTCG GTGATGAGCGTTAAAGCACTTGGAACTTCGCTGAAATTAACCTTTGAAGGAAAGAACCAGTTACTATACCCTGATACATGGTTTTTTATGTTGGTTGTAGCTATATGTGTCATCATGCAAATGAATTATCTAAACAAG GCGCTCGACACATTCAACACTGCAGTTGTGTCCCCCATATATTACGTCATGTTCACATCACTTACAATCCTGGCCAGTGTCATAATGTTCAAG GACTGGGATGGCCAAACTGCAGCAAGCATCATATCAGAAATATGTGGCTTTGTAGTTGTGCTCTCTGGGACCATTTTGTTACACACAACGAAGGACTTTGAGAGAAGTCCTTCTTTCAGAG GTGGCTATTCATCTTTAACCCCTGGATTATCACCCATAACCCCAACACTATCTACCCGACTCTGCAGTGGAAATGGTGAATTGTTGAAGCACGATCAAGATGTGCCTTCTGAGGACTTCTGTAGACAAGAAATGTACTAG
- the LOC102610961 gene encoding probable magnesium transporter NIPA6 isoform X1 — translation MAFSKDNLKGFVLALLSSFFIGSSFIIKKKGLRRAAAASGVRAGVGGFTYLLEPLWWVGMAIMIVGEVANFVAYAFAPAVLVTPLGALSIIVSAVLAHSILHEKLPQLGILGCVMCIAGSIIIVIHAPQESPITSVQEIWSLATQPAFLLYVASVIVLVFILIFHFAPRCGNTNALVFIGICSLMGSLSVMSVKALGTSLKLTFEGKNQLLYPDTWFFMLVVAICVIMQMNYLNKALDTFNTAVVSPIYYVMFTSLTILASVIMFKDWDGQTAASIISEICGFVVVLSGTILLHTTKDFERSPSFRGGYSSLTPGLSPITPTLSTRLCSGNGELLKHDQDVPSEDFCRQEMY, via the exons ATGGCTTTCTCTAAAGACAATTTAAAAGGATTTGTTTTGGCATTGTTGTCAAGTTTTTTTATAGGCTCAAGTTTCATCATCAAGAAAAAAGGCCTCAGAagagctgctgctgcttccGGCGTTCGAGCTg GTGTTGGTGGTTTTACTTATCTCTTGGAGCCTCTTTGGTGGGTTGGCATGGCAATAA TGATTGTTGGAGAGGTGGCAAATTTTGTGGCATATGCATTTGCCCCTGCTGTTCTTGTTACACCTCTTGGTGCATTAAGTATAATCGTGAG TGCTGTATTGGCACACTCTATCTTGCATGAGAAGTTACCGCAGCTGGGGATTCTGGGATGTGTGATGTGCATAGCCGGTTCTATCATAATTGTTATCCATGCACCACAAGAGAGTCCTATAACTTCTGTTCAAGAAATTTGGAGCTTGGCAACCCAACCAG CTTTTCTACTTTACGTGGCATCCGTAATTGTGttggttttcattttgatCTTCCATTTCGCACCACGGTGCGGAAATACAAATGCCTTAGTATTCATTGGCATTTGTTCATTGATGGGTTCTCTCTCG GTGATGAGCGTTAAAGCACTTGGAACTTCGCTGAAATTAACCTTTGAAGGAAAGAACCAGTTACTATACCCTGATACATGGTTTTTTATGTTGGTTGTAGCTATATGTGTCATCATGCAAATGAATTATCTAAACAAG GCGCTCGACACATTCAACACTGCAGTTGTGTCCCCCATATATTACGTCATGTTCACATCACTTACAATCCTGGCCAGTGTCATAATGTTCAAG GACTGGGATGGCCAAACTGCAGCAAGCATCATATCAGAAATATGTGGCTTTGTAGTTGTGCTCTCTGGGACCATTTTGTTACACACAACGAAGGACTTTGAGAGAAGTCCTTCTTTCAGAG GTGGCTATTCATCTTTAACCCCTGGATTATCACCCATAACCCCAACACTATCTACCCGACTCTGCAGTGGAAATGGTGAATTGTTGAAGCACGATCAAGATGTGCCTTCTGAGGACTTCTGTAGACAAGAAATGTACTAG
- the LOC102609828 gene encoding F-box protein At1g30200-like: MERIVQQEEKADDYFDSLPDAILLDIFNKLLDAKSLTRCLVVCKRFSSLIPQINNLFLSIIPRPRRQVLIGNSSKRSVLRIFLSKLKCFRRLFIITPKSSAANKDSIATTVWCPALSNSKFREIKYMNVQFPVYGNGNDDDYCFIKWKAAFGRELKSCIILGATLFCKKNLAWERIAPVQEEEHFLTDDQLKLRIVWTISCLISSSARHQFLKPIVSEHSQLQRVVLSDCKNQGQLCMDEEQIAEMRKSVNDSSLKERTPFPDLSIKMLYLPVLELPASGYTMRGATLVVIRPDHDDNDDDDAGGDLLGGWFDGDGEEKKKAFGEAVRELMKVKKSYVMTMNSF, translated from the coding sequence ATGGAAAGAATTGtacaacaagaagaaaaagctGATGATTACTTTGATAGCCTACCCGACGCCATTCTTCTCGACATCTTCAACAAATTACTCGACGCCAAGTCCTTAACTCGCTGCCTTGTCGTCTGCAAACGCTTCTCTTCGCTCATTCCCCAAATCAACAATCTTTTCCTCTCCATCATTCCTCGTCCTCGTCGACAAGTACTCATCGGCAACTCATCAAAGCGCAGCGTTTTGAGAATCTTTTTAAGTAAACTCAAATGCTTTCGTCgtctcttcatcatcactccAAAGTCATCAGCAGCTAATAAAGATTCAATTGCTACTACCGTTTGGTGTCCTGCTTTGAGCAACAGCAAGTTCAGAGAAATCAAATATATGAACGTCCAGTTTCCGGTCTACGGAAATGGGAATGACGATGATTATTGTTTCATCAAGTGGAAGGCTGCGTTCGGGAGAGAGCTCAAGTCTTGCATTATACTCGGTGCTACGTTGTTTTGTAAAAAGAATCTTGCATGGGAAAGAATTGCTCCTGTTCAAGAAGAAGAGCATTTTTTAACTGATGATCAGCTTAAACTGCGAATTGTTTGGACGATTTCTTGCTTGATTTCTTCATCGGCAAGGCATCAGTTCTTGAAACCGATTGTGTCAGAACATTCCCAGCTTCAAAGGGTTGTTCTGAGTGATTGCAAGAATCAAGGACAGCTCTGCATGGATGAAGAGCAGATTGCTGAGATGAGAAAGTCTGTGAATGATTCATCATTAAAGGAGAGGACTCCCTTCCCGGATTTGAGCATTAAGATGTTGTACTTGCCGGTACTGGAGTTGCCGGCTTCAGGGTACACGATGAGGGGAGCAACACTTGTCGTGATCAGACCCGATcatgatgataatgatgatgatgatgctgGTGGTGATTTGTTGGGAGGATGGTTTGATGGAGAcggagaagagaaaaagaaggctTTTGGTGAAGCTGTGAGGGAGTTGATGAAAGTGAAGAAAAGTTATGTGATGACTATGAATTCTTTCTGA
- the LOC102610141 gene encoding serine--glyoxylate aminotransferase, whose amino-acid sequence MDYMYAPGKNHLFVPGPVHIPDQVIRAMNRNNEDYRSPAVPALTKILLEDVKKIFKTTSGTPFLIPTTGTGAWESALTNTLSPGDRIISFLIGQFSLLWIDQQQRLNFNVDVVESDWGEGAKLDVLASKLAADTAHTIKAICIVHNETATGVTNNLSKVRKLLDEYRHPALFLVDGVSSICAIDFRMDEWGIDVALTGSQKALSLPTGMGIVCASPKALEASKTAKSVRVFFDWKDYIKFYNLGTFWPYTPSIQLLYGLRAALDLIFEEGLENVIERHRRLGKATRLAVEAWGLKNCTQKEEWFSDTVTAVIVPPHINSSEIVRRAWQRYNLSLGLGLNKVAGKVFRIGHLGHLNELQLLGCLAGVEMILKDVGYPVKLGSGVAAASAYLQNNIPMIPSRI is encoded by the exons CTTTGTTCCGGGTCCTGTTCACATCCCCGATCAAGTCATCCGAGCAATGAATAGGAACAATGAGGACTACCGTTCTCCAGCAGTTCCAGcattaacaaaaattcttcTTGAGGATgtcaagaaaattttcaagacCACTTCTGGAACTCCATTTCTGATCCCAACCACAG GAACTGGTGCATGGGAGAGTGCACTTACAAACACACTGTCTCCTGGAGATCGCATTATCTCTTTTCTGATTGGTCAATTCAGTTTGCTTTGGATTGATCAGCAGCAGCGCCTCAACTTCAACGTTGATGTCGTCGAAAGTGACTGGGGTGAAGGTGCAAAGCTTGATGTTTTGGCATCAAAACTTGCAGCAGATACTGCACACACTATCAAGGCCATTTGCATTGTTCATAACGAGACAGCGACCGGAGTTACCAACAACTTGTCTAAAGTGAGAAAACTTCTTG ATGAATACAGGCACCCGGCTCTTTTTCTCGTTGACGGGGTTTCCTCCATTTGTGCCATCGATTTCCGTATGGATGAATGGGGCATAGATGTGGCTCTAACTGGCTCTCAGAAAGCTCTTTCACTTCCTACTGGAATGGGGATTGTTTGTGCAAGCCCCAAAGCTCTAGAGGCATCCAAAACTGCAAAATCTGTCAGAGTTTTCTTTGATTGGAAAGACTACataaagttttacaatttgGGAACATTTTGGCCATATACCCCTTCCATCCAACTGCTGTATGGGCTGCGAGCAGCTTTGGATCTGATTTTTGAGGAAGGGCTTGAAAATGTGATCGAAAGGCACCGTCGTTTGGGCAAAGCAACCAG GCTTGCGGTGGAGGCATGGGGATTAAAGAACTGCACCCAGAAAGAAGAATGGTTCAGTGACACCGTGACTGCTGTGATTGTTCCTCCACATATCAATAGTTCAGAAATTGTTAGAAGGGCATGGCAGAGATACAATCTAAGCTTAGGTCTGGGCCTTAACAAAGTTGCTGGTAAAGTATTTAGAATCGGGCATCTCGGCCACCTGAATGAG TTGCAATTGTTGGGCTGTCTCGCTGGTGTGGAGATGATACTAAAAGACGTGGGCTACCCGGTTAAGCTGGGAAGCGGGGTTGCAGCTGCTTCTGCATACCTACAGAACAACATTCCTATGATCCCATCCAGGATCTGA